A region of Pieris rapae chromosome 20, ilPieRapa1.1, whole genome shotgun sequence DNA encodes the following proteins:
- the LOC110998718 gene encoding trypsin, alkaline B-like, translating into MRVLVFLIVVATVVAVSRSSNRIVGGNITTIESYPFMSNMQTLSWGGWWYQACGGSLITSKVVLSAAHCYYGALPSAWRVVLGSTMSSSGGYTFKVSQLILHENYIEALQLNDIAIVKLQVNAIMSTRVGKARIAGCNYNLPAGTTVNAVGWGTISSGGMPSEKLRDVDLKVINQSICAERYAALKKQPGFKDWPDITATMLCAGVLDEGGKDTCQGDSGGPLLHKKDILVGITSWGYACAHPRFPGVNTRVSSYANWILANV; encoded by the exons ATGCGCGTAttggtgtttttaattgtGGTGGCGACTGTAGTCG CGGTATCCCGATCCTCAAATCGAATTGTCGGTGGTAATATCACCACCATTGAATCATATCCATTCATGAGTAACATGCAAACATTGAGTTGGGGCGGTTGGTGGTATCAGGCCTGCGGAGGGTCACTTATCACATCCAAAGTTGTGCTATCGGCTGCACATTGCTATTA CGGTGCCTTGCCATCGGCTTGGAGGGTTGTGCTTGGTTCAACAATGTCTTCAAGCGGAGGATACACATTCAAAGTGTCTCAGTTAATATTGcatgaaaattatattgagGCATTACAACTCAATGACATAGCTATTGTGAAACTGCAAGTCAACGCTATAATGTCCACTCGAGTAGGGAAAGCACGTATCGCAGGTTGCAATTATAATCTTCCTGCTGGAACAACGGTCAATGCGGTTGGTTGGGGTACAATCTCG TCTGGTGGTATGCCATCGGAGAAGCTGCGGGATGTTGATCTAAAAGTTATCAATCAAAGTATTTGCGCTGAAAGGTATGCCGCTCTCAAGAAGCAGCCTGGTTTCAAAGACTGGCCTGATATCACAGCAACGATGTTATGTGCCGGTGTCCTTGATGAAGGTGGCAAAGATACATGCCAGGGTGACTCAGGAGGACCGTTATTACACAAAAAGGATATACTTGTCGGGATTACGTCTTGGGGATACGCGTGTGCTCACCCACGCTTTCCAGGCGTCAACACTCGAGTATCTAGTTATGCGAACTGGATACTCGCCAACGTTTAA